The DNA sequence TCGCAATAATGAATTGATCTTCTGGTGTTGAGGTATAAGAGGCTGTGGCATGCACTGGAATATGGAGCAAGGTATCTGCTTGTGGCCGATCATCCAGAATAGCGGTTACCTGTATTTTTGCAGACAATACGATATCTGCCACCACTTTGCCGTGTCCGCTTGCGCCAAAAATATAATATTGGGTGTTCATTCTTTAAAAATTACCTTTAAATGCTTCCATCGTGACTTGCCCTTCCTGCGAAATCCCTTCGCTTACAAATACTTTCTTAACGGTTAAAAAAAGTATTTTCATATCTAAAAGAAAACTGCAATGCTGGGTGTACCATACATCATATTCGAATTTCTGTTCCCAACTGATGGCGTTTCGGCCATTGATTTGTGCCCAGCCTGTGATGCCTGGTCTTACGTTGTGACGCTGCTGCTGAAAAGTATTGTATAATGGAAGATACTGTGGTAATAAAGGCCTTGGCCCGATTAAACTCATATCCCCTTTAATCACATTCAGCAATTGGGGTATTTCATCTAAAGAAGTTTTACGAACAAAAGCTCCGATGGCAGTAAGGCGGTTGTGATCAGGCAAAAGGTGACCTTCACTATCTTTCTTATCGGTCATGGTTTTGAACTTGAGGATGCTGA is a window from the Kaistella flava (ex Peng et al. 2021) genome containing:
- a CDS encoding sugar transferase — translated: MYRSFFKRLFDCTAAALGFLLLSPIFIIVTIGLFIANQGKPFFVQKRPGLHGKIFSILKFKTMTDKKDSEGHLLPDHNRLTAIGAFVRKTSLDEIPQLLNVIKGDMSLIGPRPLLPQYLPLYNTFQQQRHNVRPGITGWAQINGRNAISWEQKFEYDVWYTQHCSFLLDMKILFLTVKKVFVSEGISQEGQVTMEAFKGNF